AACCCAACGCCTGATTACTTCACGAGAAAAAACCAAATCTTGTACCGCCAGTCCAACCGATTTAAAGATCGATACTCCCGGTTGATGAGTTGGCATGCTATCGACGGAGAGAGTACCTATCTCTGTTCCAACTCCTTGGCTGGGCAGTAGGCCTTTTTGAACGGCTTTGATGACGCATTCCGAGGCAGCAAGCACTGATTGGTTGCAATCTGTGAATAAAGCAGAATTCTGATATATATCTTCATGCAGTTCTTGAAACCCGAGTGCTGAAGAGCCAATAGCATTTATATGGCAGTGCCTCGGTAAATCGGTGCTTTTGAGGATGGGGGAGCGAGCTGCCGTGGTGGTACAGATGATATCGCAGTCGTTCACTGCTTCGGCAACGGAGGAATGAATCGAGACTGACAAATTACAGTCGCGTTTACACCAGATGGCGAATGACTGGCGAGCCTCTTCGCTACGACCCCATATTGAGACATGCTTGATTGGCCTCACTTTTTTCATGGCTAGTAGATGAGCTTTGGCTTGTAAACCCGTACCGAGAATGGACACACGACTAGCACTAGGGGCGGCGAGCATACGGGTCGCATGTGCTGAAGCCGCAGCCGTGCGAATTTCGGTGATTGCTCCTGCATCTACTGCAACTATGGGGGGGCATCAGCCTCACCATAGATTAATATACTCCCCATGTGAGATGGAATACTGGTCCCAGCCCCCAATCGAACCAGCACAGATTTTAAGCCAAAACCCTGATAGATGCCTGATTTGATGTAGGCTGGCATGATTCCCATTAATTCATTCTCTCCGCCTTTGATTATCGTGCGTAATGGTTGATCAACCTGGCCTGAAGAGTGCAACTTGAATGCTTCTTCGCTTAGCAGTAGGC
This genomic interval from Iodobacter fluviatilis contains the following:
- a CDS encoding ornithine cyclodeaminase family protein, which encodes MVAVDAGAITEIRTAAASAHATRMLAAPSASRVSILGTGLQAKAHLLAMKKVRPIKHVSIWGRSEEARQSFAIWCKRDCNLSVSIHSSVAEAVNDCDIICTTTAARSPILKSTDLPRHCHINAIGSSALGFQELHEDIYQNSALFTDCNQSVLAASECVIKAVQKGLLPSQGVGTEIGTLSVDSMPTHQPGVSIFKSVGLAVQDLVFSREVIRRWVAASS